The nucleotide sequence ATCCCGGACATCGAGCGCATCGTGAAGATGGTGCCCTTCACGCGCCAGACGCTGTTCTTCTCCGCGACCATGCCGCCGGAGATCGAGCGCTTGGCCGACATGTTCCTGCACAACCCGCAACGCGTCGAGGTGGCGCGCCCGGCCTCGACCGCCGAGACCATCGTGCAGCGCCTCGTCGCCACTGGCTCGGAAGGCCATGCCAAGCGGGATCGTCTGCGCCGCCTGATCCGCGGTGCGGAGGAACTCCAGAACGGCATCATCTTCTGCAACCGCAAGCGCGACGTGGCGCTGCTGCAGAAATCCCTGGTCAAGCACGGCTTCGGCGCCGCAGCCCTTCACGGCGACATGGACCAGCGCGCCCGCATGGCCGCGCTCGATGCGTTCCGGGCCGGCGAGACCCCACTCCTCGTCGCCTCCGACGTCGCGGCCCGCGGCCTCGACATCCCGGCCGTGAGCCACGTCTTCAACTTCGACGTGCCGCATCATCCCGAGGATTACGTTCACCGGATCGGACGCACCGGCCGAGCCGGCCGGGCCGGCGCCGCCTTCACGCTGGTGGGCCGCGGCGACGACCGCTCGCTTCAGGCGATCGAGGCATTGATCGGCAAGCCGATCCCCTGGCTCGACGGCGATCTCTCTTCCGTCAACGAGGATGAGGGCGAGGAGACCCGCACGCGCCATCGCGGCTCTCGCTCCGGTTCGGAGCGGCGCAGGAGCGGCAAGAGCGCGGAGCCACACGCGGAAGGACGTGGAGGCCGCCGAGCCGCAGCACCACAGCGCGAGCGCGCGGCGCCCGCTCCGAGCGTCGCCGAACCGGCGCCTCGCGCCGCCGCGCCGGCGCGCACCCGCGACGAGCGCCGCCCGCCCCGCCGTCAGGACGTCGAGAGCGATACGCCGGTGGGACTCGGCTCCCATGTCCCGGCGTTTCTGCTGCGGCCGGCCCAGATCAAACGGCAATCCTGACGCCTCTGA is from Methylobacterium radiodurans and encodes:
- a CDS encoding DEAD/DEAH box helicase, translated to MPFSDLGLSDKVLQAVSAAGYTEPTPIQAQAIPHVLARRDVLGIAQTGTGKTAAFTLPMLTLLETGRARARMPRTLILEPTRELAAQVEENFERYGTNHKLNVALIIGGVSFADQDAKLTRGTDVLIATPGRLLDHFERGKLLLTGVELLVIDEADRMLDMGFIPDIERIVKMVPFTRQTLFFSATMPPEIERLADMFLHNPQRVEVARPASTAETIVQRLVATGSEGHAKRDRLRRLIRGAEELQNGIIFCNRKRDVALLQKSLVKHGFGAAALHGDMDQRARMAALDAFRAGETPLLVASDVAARGLDIPAVSHVFNFDVPHHPEDYVHRIGRTGRAGRAGAAFTLVGRGDDRSLQAIEALIGKPIPWLDGDLSSVNEDEGEETRTRHRGSRSGSERRRSGKSAEPHAEGRGGRRAAAPQRERAAPAPSVAEPAPRAAAPARTRDERRPPRRQDVESDTPVGLGSHVPAFLLRPAQIKRQS